In one window of Agromyces badenianii DNA:
- the uraH gene encoding hydroxyisourate hydrolase codes for MTASRATASRITTHVLDTSTGLPAEGIAVELFVRDGADWRSVATSVTDADGRIMQLGAETIAPGEYRLRFDTRAYFAARDLDAFFPEVLLTFALADDGRHCHVPLLLGPFAYSSYRGS; via the coding sequence ATGACCGCCTCCCGCGCCACCGCCTCCCGCATCACCACTCACGTGCTCGACACGAGCACGGGCCTGCCGGCCGAGGGCATCGCGGTCGAGCTGTTCGTGCGTGATGGCGCCGACTGGCGTTCCGTCGCGACATCCGTCACCGATGCCGACGGGCGCATCATGCAGCTCGGCGCCGAGACCATCGCGCCGGGGGAGTACCGGCTGCGCTTCGACACCCGCGCCTACTTCGCCGCACGCGACCTCGACGCCTTTTTCCCCGAGGTGCTGCTGACCTTCGCGCTCGCCGACGACGGGCGGCACTGCCACGTGCCCCTGCTGCTCGGCCCGTTCGCCTATTCGAGCTATCGAGGGAGCTGA
- the ligD gene encoding non-homologous end-joining DNA ligase, whose product MSPKASTAEVLLIGDREVRISSPDKVVFPEPGLTKLDVVTYYLAVADGALRGAGGRPMVLKRFVKGIDQEAFFQKRAPENRPEWIETATLHYASGNSADEVVVRDPAALAWVVNLGCLDLNPHPVRAEDLDHPDELRVDLDPMPGVDWSQIVDVAMVAREVLADHGLVGWPKTSGSRGMHICVRIEPRWNFRDVRLAAETLAREVENRAPGLATARWWKEERGESVFVDFNQNAKDRTVASAYSIRPLPDARVSTPLDWNEVRGSHPEHFTVATVLERFAERGDPAAGIDETAGGLDALLELAERLGPAEKPPKSSDGSGRRTSTMPLIEIARANTKAEALEGLERWKARHPDVVALLHPADTLVDGMRGSSSLWYRIRVNLQHVPEARRPEQEPLEVDYDPWAGKEWARP is encoded by the coding sequence GTGAGCCCCAAGGCGTCGACGGCCGAGGTGCTGCTGATCGGCGATCGAGAGGTGCGCATCAGCAGCCCAGACAAGGTCGTGTTCCCAGAGCCCGGCCTGACGAAGCTCGACGTCGTGACCTACTACCTCGCGGTCGCCGACGGGGCCCTGCGCGGCGCCGGCGGGCGCCCGATGGTGCTCAAGCGCTTCGTGAAGGGCATCGACCAGGAGGCGTTCTTCCAGAAGCGCGCTCCCGAGAATCGGCCCGAGTGGATCGAGACGGCGACGCTGCACTACGCCTCGGGCAATTCGGCCGACGAGGTCGTGGTCCGCGATCCGGCCGCGCTCGCATGGGTCGTGAACCTCGGATGCCTCGACCTGAACCCGCACCCCGTTCGGGCCGAAGACCTCGACCACCCCGACGAGCTGCGGGTCGACCTCGACCCGATGCCGGGCGTGGACTGGAGCCAGATCGTCGACGTGGCCATGGTCGCGCGTGAGGTGCTCGCCGATCACGGGCTCGTCGGCTGGCCGAAGACCTCGGGCTCGCGCGGCATGCACATCTGCGTGCGCATCGAGCCGCGCTGGAACTTCCGCGACGTGCGCCTCGCCGCCGAGACCCTCGCCCGCGAGGTCGAGAACCGCGCCCCCGGGCTCGCCACCGCGCGGTGGTGGAAGGAGGAGCGCGGCGAGAGCGTCTTCGTCGACTTCAACCAGAACGCGAAGGATCGCACCGTGGCATCCGCGTACTCGATCCGGCCGCTGCCCGACGCGCGGGTGTCGACGCCGCTCGACTGGAACGAGGTGCGGGGCAGCCATCCCGAGCATTTCACGGTCGCGACGGTGCTCGAGCGGTTCGCCGAGCGCGGCGACCCGGCCGCCGGCATCGACGAGACCGCCGGCGGGCTCGACGCGCTGCTCGAGCTCGCCGAGCGGCTCGGCCCGGCCGAGAAGCCGCCGAAATCCTCCGACGGCTCCGGTCGGCGCACGTCGACGATGCCGCTGATCGAGATCGCACGGGCGAACACGAAGGCCGAGGCGCTCGAGGGGCTCGAACGGTGGAAAGCGCGGCATCCCGATGTCGTCGCCCTGCTCCACCCCGCCGACACCCTCGTCGACGGCATGCGCGGCAGTTCCTCGCTCTGGTACCGCATCCGGGTGAACCTGCAGCACGTGCCCGAGGCACGGCGACCCGAGCAGGAGCCGCTCGAGGTCGACTACGACCCGTGGGCGGGCAAGGAGTGGGCGCGGCCGTGA
- a CDS encoding aminoglycoside phosphotransferase family protein: MSDLGPVDPGHAGELAWLRRWRLRPVGDAVTTASSTLIPVQTMSGEPAMLKLAHAPEEVRGADLLVALDGHGAARVLERSGAAILLERATGARDLVRMVADGRDDDATRTICAAAGRIHVAPGAVLEREDPPELIDLPTWFRELFANADRIGALHRRGADLAEQLLDDPREPVVLHGDLHHGNVLDFGERGWLAIDPKGLTGEAAFDYCNVLCNPSHERALRPGRLERQFGVVVDATGVERARLARWLVAWCALSSTWFAIDDDPGHAESAAEIGERALTLLDE, encoded by the coding sequence GTGAGCGACCTCGGCCCGGTGGACCCGGGACACGCCGGCGAGCTCGCCTGGTTGCGGCGGTGGCGGCTGCGCCCCGTCGGCGACGCGGTCACGACGGCGTCGAGCACGCTCATCCCGGTGCAGACGATGAGCGGCGAGCCGGCCATGCTGAAACTCGCGCACGCCCCCGAGGAGGTACGCGGAGCCGACCTCCTCGTCGCCCTCGACGGACACGGCGCGGCGCGAGTGCTCGAGCGGAGCGGCGCCGCGATCCTGCTCGAACGCGCGACCGGCGCCCGTGACCTCGTGCGCATGGTGGCTGACGGCCGCGACGACGACGCCACTCGCACGATCTGCGCGGCGGCGGGCCGAATCCACGTCGCGCCGGGCGCAGTGCTCGAGCGGGAGGATCCGCCCGAGCTCATCGACCTGCCGACGTGGTTCCGCGAGCTCTTCGCCAACGCCGACCGGATCGGAGCGCTGCACCGCCGCGGAGCCGACCTCGCCGAACAGCTCCTCGACGACCCGCGGGAACCCGTCGTGCTGCACGGCGACCTCCACCACGGCAACGTGCTCGACTTCGGCGAGCGCGGCTGGCTCGCGATCGATCCGAAGGGGCTCACGGGCGAGGCCGCCTTCGACTACTGCAATGTGCTCTGCAATCCGTCGCACGAGCGGGCGCTGCGCCCGGGCCGGCTCGAACGCCAGTTCGGCGTGGTCGTCGATGCGACCGGCGTCGAACGGGCACGGCTCGCCCGATGGCTCGTCGCGTGGTGCGCCCTGTCGTCGACCTGGTTCGCGATCGACGACGACCCCGGGCACGCCGAGTCGGCCGCGGAGATCGGCGAGCGTGCGCTCACGCTCCTCGACGAGTGA
- a CDS encoding helicase HerA-like domain-containing protein: MADDAVKQAQEAAAAAAEAAKALQAQAAEAIKKAEEAAALAQAAAEAAATDAAAAARAATTDAAAGPEQPAAPSAPGPAASAGPLDQSRIDAIRAGYAFEGAALEMGALVNGEALPEVPIRIPLAMTNRHGLVAGATGTGKTRTLQLLAERLSANGVAVFAADIKGDLSGVATPGEGNEKLLERTAGIGQDWTPASFPTEFYSLGGVGRGVPIRATISGFGPLLLSKALGLNETQESSLGLVFHYANTNNLALLDLEDLRAVLAYLVSDEGKPELEGLGGLSKATVGVILRELITFADQGADVFFGEPEIDTAEFLRVASDGRGVISLLEVPGVADKPALYSTFLMWLLADLFTDLPEVGDLDQPKLVFFFDEAHLLFTDASRDFLAQITQTVRLIRSKGVGVFFVTQTPKDVPADVLAQLGSRVQHQLRAFTPDDAKALRATVSTYPKSGYDLEETLTMLGTGEAIVTVMNEKGAPSPVAWTRLRAPQASMSPSTDASIDAAVAASPLLAKYGTGIDRESAHEILTKKLADAAARVDAEEAAAAKSKADAEYAKMQAKIAADAAKADKKAQAEYDRLMKQTSGSSRSRSSRSSRSKEKSALEQVLGSKATQNVLTSVITGIFGMAKRR, encoded by the coding sequence ATGGCCGATGACGCGGTGAAGCAAGCTCAGGAGGCGGCCGCTGCTGCGGCCGAGGCGGCGAAGGCCCTGCAGGCGCAGGCGGCCGAGGCCATCAAGAAGGCCGAGGAGGCCGCGGCGCTCGCGCAAGCGGCTGCCGAGGCGGCGGCGACGGATGCTGCGGCCGCAGCCAGGGCGGCGACGACGGATGCCGCGGCCGGGCCCGAGCAGCCCGCGGCGCCGTCGGCACCAGGCCCCGCCGCATCCGCCGGCCCACTCGACCAGAGCCGCATCGACGCGATCCGCGCCGGCTACGCCTTCGAGGGCGCCGCGCTCGAGATGGGCGCCCTCGTCAACGGCGAGGCGCTGCCGGAGGTGCCGATCCGCATTCCGCTCGCGATGACGAACCGGCACGGACTCGTCGCCGGGGCGACCGGCACCGGCAAGACCCGCACGCTGCAGCTGCTCGCCGAGCGGCTCTCGGCCAACGGCGTCGCCGTGTTCGCCGCCGACATCAAGGGCGACCTCTCGGGCGTCGCGACGCCGGGGGAGGGCAACGAGAAGCTGCTCGAGCGCACGGCGGGCATCGGTCAAGACTGGACGCCTGCGAGTTTCCCGACCGAGTTCTACTCCCTCGGCGGCGTCGGCCGGGGCGTGCCGATCAGGGCGACGATCTCGGGATTCGGGCCGCTGCTGCTCTCGAAGGCGCTCGGCCTCAACGAGACGCAGGAGTCGAGCCTCGGTCTCGTCTTCCACTACGCGAACACGAACAACCTCGCCCTGCTCGACCTCGAAGACCTGCGGGCCGTGCTCGCCTACCTCGTCAGCGATGAGGGCAAGCCCGAACTCGAGGGCCTCGGCGGGCTGTCGAAGGCCACCGTCGGGGTGATCCTGCGCGAACTCATCACCTTCGCCGATCAGGGCGCCGACGTCTTCTTCGGCGAACCCGAGATCGACACGGCCGAGTTCCTGCGCGTGGCATCCGACGGTCGCGGGGTCATCAGCCTGCTCGAGGTGCCGGGCGTCGCCGACAAGCCGGCGCTCTACTCGACCTTCCTCATGTGGCTGCTCGCCGACCTCTTCACCGACCTGCCGGAGGTCGGCGACCTCGACCAGCCCAAGCTCGTGTTCTTCTTCGACGAGGCGCACCTGCTCTTCACGGACGCGTCGAGGGACTTCCTCGCCCAGATCACGCAGACCGTGCGCCTCATCCGCTCGAAGGGCGTCGGCGTTTTCTTCGTGACGCAGACCCCGAAAGACGTGCCCGCCGACGTGCTCGCCCAGCTCGGCTCGCGCGTGCAGCACCAGTTGCGCGCGTTCACCCCCGACGATGCGAAGGCGCTGCGCGCGACCGTCTCGACGTACCCGAAGTCGGGCTACGACCTCGAGGAGACCCTCACCATGCTCGGCACGGGCGAGGCGATCGTCACCGTGATGAACGAGAAGGGCGCTCCCAGCCCGGTCGCCTGGACACGGCTCCGCGCTCCGCAGGCCTCCATGTCGCCGTCGACGGATGCCTCGATCGACGCCGCCGTCGCCGCGTCACCGCTGCTCGCGAAGTACGGCACCGGCATCGACCGGGAGTCGGCGCACGAGATCCTGACGAAGAAGCTCGCGGACGCCGCGGCGAGGGTCGATGCCGAAGAGGCCGCCGCGGCGAAGTCGAAGGCCGACGCGGAGTACGCGAAGATGCAGGCGAAGATCGCCGCGGATGCCGCGAAGGCCGACAAGAAGGCGCAGGCCGAGTACGACCGGCTCATGAAGCAGACCTCGGGATCATCGCGGTCGCGATCGTCACGGTCGTCGCGGTCGAAGGAGAAGTCCGCGCTCGAGCAGGTGCTCGGCTCGAAGGCCACGCAGAATGTGCTGACGAGCGTCATCACCGGCATCTTCGGCATGGCCAAGCGCCGCTGA
- the pucL gene encoding factor-independent urate hydroxylase gives MTEPAIVLGPNQYGKAEVRVVKVTRETARHEIEDLNVTSQLRGDFDRAHLAGDNSHVIATDTQKNTVFAFARGGIGSPEAFLLRLAEHFTSEFDWVSGGRWEAESFAWDRIEVQGAAHDHSFVRSGRETRTAVVVADGAARHVIGGLKGLTVLKTTESGFEGFPRDQYTTLAETSDRVLATDVAARWLYARREGEGEGEGEGEGEGEGEGDGDGGPDYDASYERVRALLLEAFAQRHSPALQATLFEMGSRVLEECPEIAEIRFSMPNKHHFVVDLTPFGLDNPNEVFYAADRPYGLIEAAVTREGVVSPAAAWEGIAGFC, from the coding sequence ATGACCGAACCCGCCATCGTGCTCGGGCCGAACCAGTACGGCAAGGCCGAAGTGCGCGTCGTCAAGGTCACGCGCGAAACGGCCCGGCACGAGATCGAGGATCTCAACGTCACCTCGCAGCTGCGCGGCGACTTCGATCGGGCCCACCTCGCGGGCGACAACTCGCACGTGATCGCGACCGACACCCAGAAGAACACCGTCTTCGCATTCGCGCGCGGGGGCATCGGGTCACCGGAGGCGTTCCTGCTGCGGCTCGCCGAGCATTTCACGAGCGAGTTCGACTGGGTGAGCGGCGGCCGCTGGGAGGCCGAGAGCTTCGCCTGGGATCGCATCGAGGTGCAGGGCGCGGCGCACGACCACTCCTTCGTGCGGTCGGGGCGCGAGACGCGCACCGCCGTCGTCGTCGCCGACGGCGCCGCGCGCCACGTGATCGGCGGACTGAAGGGCTTGACCGTGCTGAAGACGACGGAGTCGGGGTTCGAGGGGTTCCCTCGGGATCAATACACGACGCTCGCTGAGACGAGCGACCGCGTCCTCGCCACGGATGTCGCGGCGAGGTGGCTCTATGCTCGCCGCGAGGGCGAGGGCGAGGGCGAGGGCGAGGGCGAGGGCGAGGGCGAGGGCGAGGGCGACGGCGACGGCGGGCCCGACTACGACGCGAGCTACGAGCGGGTGCGCGCCCTCCTGCTCGAGGCCTTCGCGCAACGGCACTCGCCGGCCCTCCAGGCGACGCTGTTCGAGATGGGTTCGCGGGTGCTCGAGGAATGCCCCGAGATCGCCGAGATCCGCTTCTCGATGCCGAACAAGCACCACTTCGTCGTCGACCTCACCCCGTTCGGACTCGACAACCCCAACGAGGTGTTCTACGCCGCCGATCGTCCGTACGGGCTCATCGAGGCTGCCGTCACGCGGGAGGGTGTCGTGAGTCCGGCCGCGGCCTGGGAGGGCATCGCAGGATTCTGCTGA
- the menC gene encoding o-succinylbenzoate synthase, which translates to MTTTTRTPRIEAIELHRVEVPLVRPFETSFGRETVREALLVRVRTDTGDGWGECVAGRDPFYSAEYVGGAASVIERYLAPALLDAREIRAVAGDDPRSVGVPLAASVAPALAVVAGHRMAKGAIEAAVLDAELRAQGRPMGEAFGAVRGWVDCGVSVGIASTIEELLDEVAGYAEAGYRRIKLKIKPGWDLVPVGAVRELIGPDALLQVDANTAYTADDIPLLASLDAFGLLLIEQPFAEEDLAAHARLASACETPVCLDESILDVTTAVDAIERGATSVVNIKPGRMGGYLEALRVHDVCRALDVPVWCGGMLETGIGRAANVALAALPGFVLPGDTSASSRYYAEDLTEPFELGEGEHRGQLQVPDAPGTGVTVREELLREWASAAPIILAR; encoded by the coding sequence ATGACCACGACCACACGCACGCCGCGCATCGAGGCGATCGAGCTGCACCGCGTCGAGGTGCCGCTCGTGCGTCCCTTCGAGACGAGCTTCGGGCGCGAGACCGTGCGCGAAGCGCTGCTCGTGCGGGTTCGCACCGACACGGGTGACGGCTGGGGCGAATGCGTGGCTGGCCGCGACCCCTTCTACTCCGCCGAATACGTCGGCGGCGCGGCATCCGTCATCGAGCGGTACCTCGCACCGGCCCTGCTCGACGCCCGCGAGATCCGGGCGGTCGCGGGCGACGACCCCCGTTCGGTCGGAGTGCCGCTCGCGGCATCCGTGGCGCCGGCGCTCGCCGTCGTCGCCGGCCATCGCATGGCGAAGGGCGCCATCGAGGCGGCCGTGCTCGACGCCGAGCTGCGGGCACAGGGGCGGCCGATGGGCGAGGCGTTCGGTGCGGTGCGCGGCTGGGTCGACTGCGGAGTCTCGGTCGGCATCGCCTCGACGATCGAGGAACTGCTCGACGAGGTCGCGGGCTACGCCGAGGCCGGCTACCGGCGCATCAAGCTGAAGATCAAGCCCGGGTGGGACCTCGTGCCGGTCGGCGCGGTGCGCGAGCTCATCGGACCCGATGCGCTGCTTCAGGTGGACGCGAACACGGCGTACACCGCCGACGACATCCCGCTGCTCGCGAGCCTCGACGCGTTCGGGCTGCTCCTCATCGAGCAGCCGTTCGCCGAGGAGGACCTCGCCGCGCACGCCCGGCTCGCGAGCGCCTGCGAGACGCCCGTCTGCCTCGACGAGTCGATCCTCGACGTCACGACCGCGGTGGATGCGATCGAGCGCGGCGCGACCTCGGTCGTGAACATCAAGCCCGGTCGCATGGGCGGCTACCTCGAGGCGTTGCGGGTGCACGACGTGTGCCGCGCGCTCGACGTGCCCGTGTGGTGCGGCGGCATGCTCGAGACCGGCATCGGCCGCGCCGCGAACGTCGCGCTCGCCGCGCTGCCCGGCTTCGTGCTGCCCGGCGACACCTCGGCGTCGTCGCGGTACTACGCTGAAGACCTCACCGAGCCGTTCGAACTCGGCGAGGGCGAGCACCGCGGGCAGCTGCAGGTTCCGGATGCCCCGGGCACCGGCGTCACCGTGCGCGAGGAACTCCTGCGCGAGTGGGCGAGCGCGGCGCCGATCATCCTCGCGCGCTGA
- a CDS encoding GNAT family N-acetyltransferase: MPEIRQYRAADRDQLAHICLLTAAAGGDASGVYSDDSLMPEVFALPYVEYAPELAFVVAEGDRVLGYVIGVADTAAFVEWWKREWSPGFAARHPSPGAPTGHEPRFTEARLVEAGTSPERMLIDELAEYPAHLHIDLLPELQGQGFGRRLIGTMRAALAARGVPAVHLGIDASNAGARVFYDRLGFHELPSSRPRSPLLGIATGDTALSG; this comes from the coding sequence GTGCCAGAGATCCGCCAGTACCGCGCCGCCGACCGCGACCAGCTCGCGCACATCTGCCTGCTCACCGCGGCCGCCGGGGGCGATGCGTCAGGGGTCTACTCCGACGACTCGCTGATGCCCGAGGTGTTCGCGCTGCCGTACGTCGAGTACGCGCCCGAGCTCGCCTTCGTCGTGGCCGAGGGCGATCGGGTGCTCGGCTACGTGATCGGCGTGGCCGACACCGCGGCATTCGTCGAGTGGTGGAAGCGCGAATGGTCGCCGGGCTTCGCAGCGAGGCATCCGTCGCCCGGCGCACCGACCGGACACGAGCCGAGATTCACCGAGGCCCGTCTCGTCGAGGCCGGCACCTCGCCCGAGCGCATGCTCATCGACGAACTGGCCGAGTATCCGGCGCACCTGCACATCGACCTGCTGCCCGAACTGCAGGGCCAAGGCTTCGGCCGTCGCCTCATCGGCACCATGCGCGCCGCGCTCGCCGCACGCGGCGTGCCCGCGGTGCACCTCGGCATCGACGCCTCGAACGCCGGAGCGAGAGTCTTCTACGACCGGCTCGGCTTTCACGAGCTGCCCTCGAGCCGGCCGCGATCACCGCTCCTCGGCATCGCCACCGGCGACACCGCACTCAGCGGGTGA
- a CDS encoding bifunctional allantoicase/(S)-ureidoglycine aminohydrolase yields the protein MSYFTPTGGLPAQTELLTDRAIVTTAYTVIPRGVLRDIVTSRLPGFTRTRSWILARPIAGFATTFAQLIVEIGPGGGAERPEQEPGVEGVVFVTSGELALTLDGQRHGLAPGGYAYLAAGASWAVANEGEAPACFHWIRKAYEPVDGIAAPHSFVTSDASVAPQEMPGTDGAWATTRFVDPDDLAHDMHVNIVTFKPGASIPFAETHVMEHGLYVLEGKGVYRLNDDWVEVEAGDFMWLRAFCPQACYAGGPGPFRYLLYKDVNRQVRLTGPAANGPR from the coding sequence ATGAGCTACTTCACCCCGACGGGCGGCCTGCCCGCCCAGACCGAGCTGCTCACCGACCGCGCCATCGTGACGACGGCGTACACCGTGATTCCGAGGGGCGTGCTGCGCGACATCGTCACGAGCAGGCTCCCCGGTTTCACGAGGACCCGCTCGTGGATCCTCGCGCGGCCGATCGCGGGCTTCGCGACGACCTTCGCGCAGCTCATCGTCGAGATCGGGCCGGGCGGCGGCGCCGAGCGCCCCGAGCAGGAGCCGGGCGTCGAGGGCGTCGTGTTCGTCACGAGCGGCGAACTCGCGCTCACGCTCGACGGGCAGCGGCACGGGCTCGCGCCGGGCGGATACGCCTACCTCGCCGCGGGTGCGAGCTGGGCGGTCGCGAACGAGGGCGAGGCGCCCGCATGCTTCCACTGGATCCGCAAGGCCTACGAACCCGTCGACGGCATCGCCGCGCCCCACTCGTTCGTGACGAGCGACGCCTCGGTCGCGCCGCAGGAGATGCCCGGCACGGATGGCGCGTGGGCGACGACCCGGTTCGTCGACCCCGACGACCTCGCACACGACATGCACGTGAACATCGTGACCTTCAAGCCCGGAGCCTCGATCCCCTTCGCCGAGACGCACGTCATGGAGCACGGGCTCTACGTGCTCGAGGGCAAGGGCGTCTACCGGCTGAACGACGACTGGGTCGAGGTCGAGGCCGGCGACTTCATGTGGCTGCGCGCCTTCTGCCCGCAGGCCTGCTACGCGGGCGGCCCGGGGCCGTTCCGCTACCTGCTCTACAAAGACGTCAACCGGCAGGTGCGGCTCACCGGGCCGGCCGCGAACGGCCCCAGATGA
- a CDS encoding saccharopine dehydrogenase family protein, producing MRILLIGAGGVGDAIAKIAARRDFFELLVIADYDEARAERTLAWIRAKHGDEVASRFDTTQIDASDPYVVTAVALEFDATHVMNAVEPKFVPSIFAGALAAGADYLDMAMSLSEPHPSEPHSLTGVKLGDDQFAQAGDWDAAGRLALVGMGVEPGLSDVFARYAADHLFSEIDELGVRDGANLVVTDEEGNEIFAPSFSIWTTIEECLNPPVVWEKDAGWFTTAPFSEPETFVFPEGIGPVECVNVEHEEVLLMPRWVDAKRVTFKYGLGAEFINVLQVLHLLGLDSTSPVTVRSETGPAHVAPRDVVAASLPDPATIGPRMTGKTCAGLWVTGTGVDGEPREVYLFHVSDNEWTMREYESQCVVWQTALNPVIALELLATEVWQGRGVLGPEAFDAAPFLELMARPVAEGGYGQAWGIEDRLG from the coding sequence ATGCGCATCCTCCTCATCGGCGCCGGGGGCGTCGGAGACGCCATCGCCAAGATCGCCGCTCGCCGTGATTTCTTCGAGCTGCTCGTGATCGCCGACTACGACGAGGCGCGTGCCGAGCGCACGCTCGCGTGGATTCGGGCGAAGCACGGCGACGAGGTCGCGAGCCGATTCGACACGACGCAGATCGACGCGAGCGACCCCTACGTCGTCACGGCGGTCGCACTCGAGTTCGACGCGACCCACGTCATGAACGCCGTGGAGCCGAAGTTCGTGCCGTCGATCTTCGCCGGTGCGCTCGCCGCGGGCGCCGACTACCTCGACATGGCGATGAGCCTGTCGGAGCCGCATCCGAGCGAGCCGCACTCGCTCACGGGGGTGAAGCTCGGCGACGACCAGTTCGCGCAAGCGGGCGACTGGGATGCCGCGGGCAGGCTCGCGCTCGTCGGCATGGGCGTCGAGCCCGGCCTCTCCGACGTGTTCGCCCGCTATGCCGCCGATCATCTCTTCAGCGAGATCGACGAGCTCGGCGTGCGCGACGGCGCGAACCTCGTCGTCACCGACGAGGAGGGCAACGAGATCTTCGCCCCGAGCTTCTCGATCTGGACGACGATCGAGGAGTGCCTGAATCCGCCCGTCGTCTGGGAGAAGGACGCGGGCTGGTTCACGACTGCGCCGTTCTCGGAGCCCGAGACCTTCGTCTTCCCAGAGGGCATCGGTCCGGTCGAGTGCGTCAACGTCGAGCACGAGGAGGTGCTCCTCATGCCCCGCTGGGTCGATGCGAAGCGCGTCACCTTCAAGTACGGGCTCGGCGCGGAGTTCATCAACGTGCTGCAGGTGCTGCACCTGCTGGGCCTCGACTCGACGAGCCCGGTCACGGTGCGGAGCGAGACCGGCCCGGCGCATGTCGCGCCGCGCGACGTCGTCGCCGCTTCGTTGCCCGATCCCGCGACGATCGGCCCGCGCATGACCGGCAAGACGTGCGCCGGGCTCTGGGTCACCGGCACCGGCGTCGACGGCGAGCCGCGGGAGGTGTACCTCTTCCACGTGAGCGACAACGAGTGGACGATGCGCGAGTACGAGAGCCAGTGCGTGGTCTGGCAGACCGCGCTGAACCCGGTCATCGCCCTCGAACTGCTCGCGACCGAGGTGTGGCAGGGGCGCGGTGTGCTCGGCCCCGAGGCGTTCGACGCGGCGCCGTTCCTCGAACTCATGGCGAGGCCGGTCGCCGAGGGCGGGTACGGCCAGGCCTGGGGCATCGAGGACCGGCTGGGGTGA
- the uraD gene encoding 2-oxo-4-hydroxy-4-carboxy-5-ureidoimidazoline decarboxylase: MRLAEFDAADRDAAIAWIRPCLDITRWCEELVDGRPYGSVEELVTAAGTAASPFTAEEVDAAMARHPRIGEHAAGVGAEAALSRSEQAGVDAGDAAIAAALAEGNFAYERRFGRVFLIRAAGRSSEEILGALTERLGHTADEEDLVVAGQLREIAALRLKGRFAA, from the coding sequence ATGCGGCTCGCGGAGTTCGACGCCGCCGATCGCGACGCGGCGATCGCGTGGATCCGGCCGTGTCTCGACATCACCCGCTGGTGCGAGGAACTCGTCGACGGCCGCCCCTACGGCTCGGTCGAGGAGCTCGTGACCGCGGCCGGCACCGCCGCGTCGCCGTTCACGGCCGAAGAGGTGGATGCCGCGATGGCCCGCCATCCCCGCATCGGCGAACATGCAGCGGGCGTCGGTGCAGAGGCCGCCCTCTCGCGGAGCGAGCAGGCGGGCGTCGATGCGGGGGATGCCGCGATCGCCGCCGCCCTCGCCGAAGGCAACTTCGCCTACGAGCGCCGGTTCGGCCGTGTCTTCCTGATCCGTGCCGCCGGCCGGTCGTCGGAAGAGATCCTCGGGGCGCTCACCGAGCGCCTCGGGCACACGGCCGACGAGGAGGACCTCGTCGTCGCCGGGCAACTGCGCGAGATCGCCGCGCTGAGACTGAAGGGACGTTTCGCCGCATGA